From one Actinomycetes bacterium genomic stretch:
- a CDS encoding group II intron maturase-specific domain-containing protein — protein sequence GWMQYYGAFYRSALSPVLQRINAYLMRWLRDKYKRLRPVKKAKAAWLRITSQDPRLFAHWAWSPQSWWSG from the coding sequence GTGGCTGGATGCAGTATTACGGGGCGTTCTACCGCTCCGCGCTGAGTCCCGTCCTGCAGCGCATCAACGCCTACCTGATGCGCTGGCTCCGCGACAAGTACAAGCGGCTGCGACCCGTGAAGAAGGCCAAGGCGGCCTGGCTGCGCATCACCAGCCAGGACCCCAGGCTGTTTGCCCACTGGGCATGGTCGCCCCAGTCTTGGTGGTCAGGATGA